The Paenibacillus wynnii DNA window GTCCAGTTCTTCGATGCCCACACCCATCTCAAGCAGCTTTGCCGTTAATGCTTCCAAATGCTTAGGAATTACGTTATCTATAACCACGTCACCGCGTGTCGCTGCAGCGGCAATCATATATGTTCCAGCTTGAATCCGGTCAGGAATAATAGAGTGACGGCAACCGTGCATCTCCGTGACACCCTCGATTCGGATAGTTTCAGTACCGGCGCCCTTAATAACAGCGCCCATAGAGTTTAATAGGGTAGCTACATCTATAATCTCAGGCTCTTTAGCCGCATTTTCAATAATTGTAGAGCCTTTGGCCCGTGAAGCAGCCAGCATAATGTTAATAGTGGCACCTACGCTGGATACGTCCAAATAAATCTTCGCACCGCGCAGTTCTTTGGCATAAAGGTGGATTGATCCATGTTCATTGGTAACTGTAGCACCCAGCGCTTCAAATCCCTTGATGTGCTGGTCGATCGGACGGGGCTCAAAGTTACAGCCGCCGGGAAGACCTATGGTTGCTTCCTTGAATCTTCCTAGTAGTGCCCCCATCATATAATAAGAAGCCCGAAGTTTCTTGACGGGCCCGTTGGGCATAGGAATCGATAAAATACGTGAGGGATCAATTCTCATCTGGCTGCCTGACCAGGATACACTTGCGCCTAACTCTTCAAGGATCTCGGAATAGACGGCAACATCGCTAAGGTTTGGCAAATTATCCAGAATAACTTCAGATTCGGCTAAAATCGCCGCAGGAATAAGCGCGATCGCACTATTCTTTGCTCCGCTAATGGTTACAACACCCTGCAGTGGACGTCCACCGTCAATCATTAATTTTTCCATATATTATCTGGTTCCCCCTACGTGTATTGCAACTGATCAACAATACGTGCTGTGGCTTTTTTGGTGATGAAAATGGAAAGACACCGTCTAGGCGGTGTGCTTTCCAAATGATACTATTTAATTAGACTGAGTTAAAGGACGTTTCCTGTGCATACAGACAGTTCTGTGTATGTATCCTGTGAGTATGTTCACTAGGATTAATGTGAAACTGAGTAAAATCTATTACGCTTGGTTGTTAGAACCAAACTCACGAATTTTACCAATAACGGTTTGTTTGATCGCTTCACGACCTGGTACGATGAATACACGTGGGTCATAAGCATCCGGTTTTGCAGCAAGAACTTCGCGAACAGCTTTTGCAAACACGATTTGGTTCTCAGTGTTTACGTTGATTTTGGAAGTACCCAGGGAGATTGCTTTTTTGATGTCATGAGTTGGGATTCCTGTACCGCCGTGAAGAACCATTGGAATGTTAGTAGCGTCACGAATTTCTTCCATTTCTGCGAAGCCCAAGTTAGGCTCTCCCAGGTAAGGTCCGTGTACGGAACCAAGTGCTGGAGCCAGGGTGTCGATGCCGGTTTCTTTTACGATACGTACGCACTCTTCCAGATCAGCATACATGATGCCGCCGATTACGTCGTCTTCTTGTCCACCAACAGTACCTACTTCGGCTTCAACAGAAACGCCTTTAGCATGAGCATATTCAACGACTTTTTTAGTCATATCAATGTTCTCTTCGATTGGGTGGTGGGAGCCGTCGATCATTACAGATGTAAATCCAGCGTCAATTGCAGCTTTACATTTGTCAAAGCTTGAACCGTGATCCAAGTGAATAGCAACTGGAACAGTTATTTTCATATCTTCAATAAGGCCTTCTACCATCTTTACAACAGTGTTGAAGCCGCCCATGTGACGTGCTGCTCCTTCAGAAACTCCAAGAATTACTGGTGACTTCTCTTCTTCTGCTGCACCAAGAATCGCTTGTGTCCACTCCAAGTTGTTGATGTTGTACTGACCTACCGCATATTTTCCTTCAAGTGCTTTTTTTAACATGTCTGTCATAGATACTAATGGCATGGTTTCAATCCTCCTAAGAATGTTGGGTTAATTCTATTTTTAAGCCGACATCACATACAGGATTATTATAACACATCCTGTCTCAAATACTAAATAGGGTCAGCAAAAAAATGTCCCGGTGGGACGTTATTTACCCAGCCCCCTCCGAAACCGGCCTGTATCAATGCAAATCCCCCTAAGTCTGTTAACAAGTAGGAGGATTAAATCGGAAGTCTATTTCATTAATTCGCAGAATCCTGACTTAGCTGCACTGATCAGCCTGCTTGGCATAGAGATGCATATTAACAGCTACCCGCATTTCATCGATATCAAAAGGTTTGGTGAAATGCATAAGGGCCCCTAAGTTTGTCGCTTCCTTAATCATATCGAGCTCACCGTAGGCAGTCATCATGATGACTTTAATAGCAGGATCAATTTCCTTCAGATGCTTCAAGATCTCCAGCCCGTCCATTCCGGGAATCTTCATATCAAGAAGAACCAGGTCAGGTGATTCTGTACGCATAATCTCTAATGCCAATTTACCGTTAGCTGCTTGGAAAGTTGTGTATCCCTCACTGTTGAACACTTCCATAAGTAGAATGCGAATTCCGTTTTGGTCATCAACAATCAACACTTTCTTTTTCATACGCTAAACCCCCTAGAAATTTACGGTAAATTGATTGCACCGCGCTCCCAACAGCTAACGGCTCTTCGGCAATTAAATCCATATCAGAACTATAATTCGTGATTTGTATGCATATTCCTCCTATTTGGATAAAATTGCATAAATAAAAAGAGCCTCCAAAAGGAAGCTCTTCAAGGTGCAGTATTAGGAGTTGTTCTAAAAAATTACAATTGTTCGGAATGTGTCAGCGAAGCCTTGACGAATTCACGGAACAAAGGCTGTGGACGGTTAGGACGGGAAGTAAATTCTGGATGGAATTGTACGGACAAGAACCACGGATGACCCGGCAGCTCAACAATTTCCACCAAACGTCCGTCCGGGGAAGTCCCCGAAATAACCAGGCCTGCTTTTTCGATTTCGTCACGGTATGCATTATTGAACTCATAACGGTGACGGTGACGTTCGTATACAAGCTCGTCTGCATAACACTCCATAGCTAAGGAGTCAGGCAAGAGTTTGCAAGGATACAATCCTAAACGCATCGTCCCACCCATATCTTCAATATCTTTCTGCTCTGGAAGCAGATCGATTACAGGATACGATGTAGTCGGATCAATCTCGGAGCTGTTCGCACCTTCAAGACCCACAATAGAACGAGCATATTCAATAACGGATACCTGCATACCCAGGCAAATCCCAAAGAATGGTATAGACTTCTCACGCGCATAACGAATCGCTGAGATTTTACCTTCAATCCCCCGGTCACCAAAGCCTCCAGGAACCAGAATACCGCCGATACCGCGCAGCATCTCATCTACATTCTCATCGGTAATTTCCTCAGCATTCACCCAACGGAGTTTGACCTCGGCATTAGAGGCGAAGCCGGCGTGAGATAAAGATTCCACTACACTCAGGTAGGCATCATGCAGGGCTACGTACTTACCGACAATTGCAATCTCAACTGTTTTTTCAAGCTTTTGGATGCGTTCCAGCATACTTTCCCATTCCCGCATATCCGGTGCTGGAGTGGTAAGCTTCAGATGATTGACGACAATCTCGTCCAATCCCTCATCACGCAGGTTCAGCGGTACCTCATACAAGGTAGCAGCGTCACGGCATTCCACTACCGCATTAGCGTCAATATCGCAGAAAAGGGCAATTTTCGCCTTCATGTCGGCAGACAACTCATGCTCTGTACGGCAAACAATGACATTGGGTTGAATACCGATGCTGCGAAGCTCTTTAACACTGTGCTGGGTAGGTTTGGTCTTAACTTCACCTGCAGCCTTGATATAAGGAATCAAGGTAACATGGATGTACATCACATTCTCGCGACCAATGTCACTCTTGATTTGGCGAATAGCTTCCAGGAACGGAAGACTCTCTATATCGCCAACGGTTCCGCCGATTTCAGTAATCACGACGTCAGAGCTGGTTTCGCGTCCAGCACGGAATACGCGCTCCTTAATCTCATTGGTAATATGAGGGATGACCTGAACAGTCCCGCCCAAATATTCACCGCGTCTTTCTTTGCTGATTACGGATGAGTAAATTTTACCTGTTGTTACGTTATTGCTTTTTGACAAATTGATGTCAATGAACCGCTCATAGTGACCAAGATCAAGATCGGTCTCGGCACCATCGTCTGTCACAAATACTTCTCCATGCTGATAAGGACTCATCGTTCCGGGGTCAACATTAAGATACGGATCGAATTTTTGAATCGTCACCTTTAAACCTCTGTTCTTAAGCAACCTGCCCAAAGAAGCGGCAGTGATGCCTTTGCCAAGAGAAGACACAACGCCACCCGTTACAAAAATATACTTTGTCACTGTAAAACCCTCCTAATAAAGTTCCAGAAATTCAGGCGACGTTTGAGAAAACCGCGGCTAAATGCCATTTAAAAAAACAAAAAAGTGACACCCGTAGACCCGGGGCACTTTTTATTGTTAGAAAAAAATATTAACCATCATCATAAGCCCATGCAATAGTTTACTCTGACGCTTTCCCTCTGTCAAGGGCAGAATTATGCCATTGGAAAACTACTTTAATTATAGGTGGTCCTCGTCTTCGGCATTCTCATCGACGCCTTCGTCCGAATCTTCCTCATCGTCTCCGTCTCCGTCAATGTCTTCATCATCAATAACGACATCTTCGTCAACTTCCTCTTCGCTGTCGTCGTCAGAATAGAGGTCGTCACGATCGTCATCGATCACATCGAAATCCTCTTCTTCAGCAGCGTAATTCTCTTCTTCTTCAGCAAAGTCGTCATCTTCTAAATCGTCATCTTCATCGTTGATAATACGCGGACGTTTAGAGTTACCAACTGGATCGTCAGAGCGTTCCAGAGGATACCAGCGTTTCAATCCCCATAGGTTGGTGCCGACACAGGCAAAACGCCCGTCAATGTTAATCTCGGTATATAGCTGGGCGATAGTATTGTTAGTTTGTTCTTCAGTCATACCGCGCAGCTTGGCCACCTCGACCATCAAATCACGGTAATAATACGGCGTATTTGCCGCCTTGAGCACCAGAAAAGCCAGATCCACCATCGGCATTTCTTTAAGTTTCTCCGGTTCAAGCTTTAAATTGAGTGGCGTACTCACTAAGGACACTTCCTCTCACACAATGTTCACTTTACTACATTTTAATTCAATATATCCATTAACAAACCTAAGTAAAACCTATTTGGCTACAAATTGCAAGTCAAAAGCAATAAGTAAAGGACTGTACATGGTCAACGGTTATCGTGTTGTAAAGAACAGAACGGCTTGATCCGGTATTCAACACCCCGCAACGTGAAAAAGGCGGAGGAAAATCCTCCGCACATGACTGTATCCACGCCAAGGATCGGCTCCTTACGGGATTGCAAAGAGAGTATCGATCTCTTCTGTTTATTTTATGTGTTCCGCTGTCTTTTGACACGATGGGGTGCCTATTTCGATAAAAAAGGGCAAGTTCCCATTCGTCTCCTCCTCTTCATTCATACAATATGGCACACGGCACCAAGGAGGGGACGGCGAAAAACATGGATTATTACGGATTCTGGCAAAGTCTTCTGGAGGAGCTGTCAGTTGCCCCCAAACGTGGAGAGCGGCGCATCGTTACTTTTTATGATGCCCGTGAGTATGCCGCAGCACTATCAAAGTGGAAATCCTTAAAAACAAAACAACCAGAGCTCCGAAGGGTACAAATATCCCCGATGATCCGGGCTTTTTTTGTACCTGCTGCAGGAGCTGAAAAGCTGATTCGAAAATTCTCAGACACTATAAGTATCGAAGAGGATTTAAGAATGCAAATCCACACCCTTTCTGGTGAGAAGACTGGAACGGTCATGCCTTGGGGGGTGAAAGCGATTCATGCTCCGCAGGCCTGGTCGAAATCAACAGGTGTTCATGTCAAAATCGGTGTTATTGATACCGGTGCTGATTACCGCCATCCGGATTTACGGCACTCGTTGGCATCAGGTATAAACCTGCTGCATCGGGGGATGCTGCCGCTCGATGACAACGGACACGGCACCCATATTGCCGGTACACTGGCGGCCGCCGGCGGCTCCCGAGGGATGATGGGCGTGGCTCCACGGTCCCTTCTGTATCCTGTCAAAGCGTTTGACCATACCGGCTCAGCATATGTCTCCGATATCGTACTTGGTATCGACTGGTGTGTTCAAAATAGAATTGACCTTATCAATATGAGCTTCGGGATGAAAACCAGAAGCAAAGCCCTGCATAATGTTGTTCTTAAAGCCTATCATGCAGGGATTGCCATCATCGCCTCATCCGGCAATGACGGTAAACGGGGCGGTGATTACCCCGCCCGTTATTCTGAAGCCATCGCCGTAGGCGCTGTCGACAAAAAGCGCCAGGTCGCCGGCTTCAGTAATCGCGGCCCGTATATTGACGTATACGGGCCTGGCGAGGGCGTTCCTTCCTGCTGGCTGAGGGAAGGGTATAAAGAGATGAGCGGCACATCCATGGCGACCTCCCATGTGACGGGAGCCGCCGCTCTGCTGCTCGCCCTGCGACCAGGCCTCACGCCACGGGAGCTGAAGCTGCTCCTGCGGCGCACCGCCTCCCCAGTGCGGCTGCGCAAAGGGCAGCGTCGCGCTACGCTGGGAGGCGGAGCAGCGGACGCGCTACGCTTGCTGCGGGCAGGGTCGCGAAGCCAACCGAAACCGCTCAAAGCAAAATCCGCCCCCCGTTAACGGGGGGCGGAGGCTTTGGTGGCTAGGTTAGCTGCTGATTTAACAGCCGCTTACATCTTGTCCGGTGAAGTTACAGCAATCAGACGCAGTACATTGGCAATCGTTGTACGCGTTGCGCCAAGCAATGCCAAACGGGCTAATGTCTGGGCACCATCCTCAGTAATGACACGCTCTGCTTTGTAATAGCTGTGGAAGAGCGCAGCCAAATCATAAACATAACGAACCAAGCGGTGCGGAGCATAACCCTCTGCCGCAACGGCAATCTCGGATGGAAGCTCCCCGATTTTGCGAAGCAAATCATATTCATGAACTGCTGTCAGCTTGGTGTAATCTACCTGAGATAAGTCCGGCAGGGTTATGCCTTGCTCCTCAGCCTGACGGAATATGCTGCAAATACGCGCATGCGCGTATTGTACATAGAATACCGGGTTCTCATTGGATGTTGAAATGGCAAGGTCCATGTCAAAGTCAAGATGAGAGTCCATGCTCCGCATCGTAAAGAAGTAACGGATGGCGTCAATTCCGACCTCTTCCATTAACTCTTCCATCGTTACCGCTTTGCCGGTACGTTTGGACATTTTAACCTTTTCGCCGTCCTGAAACAGGCTTACCATTTGGGCAATCAGCACAACCAGCTTGTCAGGGTCGTTGCCCAGTGCAGACATGGCTGCCTTCATCCGCGGGATATAGCCGTGGTGATCTGCACCCCATATATTAATCATTTTATCGTAGCCGCGGCCGTATTTGTCGCTGTGATAAGCAATATCCGGCGTAAGGTAAGTGTAAGTGCCGTCATTCTTGATGAGTACGCGGTCCTTGTCGTCGCCGTATTTAGTGGTCTGCAGCCAAGTGGCACCTTCTTGTTCATACACTTCTCCGCGTTGACGCAGTTCGTCCAGCGAGTTCAATACTTCTCCATTTTCGTAAAGCGAAGTTTCGCTGAACCAGATATCAAAGGAAACACGGAATCGACCCAAATCACGTTTGATTTTGTCGAGTTCTTTCTCCAGTCCGTAGGTGCGGAAGAAAGCAGCACGGTCTCCCGGAGTCATAGCTAGCAGGGAATCACCCTTTTCAAGTACGAGTTCTCTCGCAAAGCCTTTAATATCCTCGCCATGGTATCCATCTTCAGGCATTTCAGCCGGTTGACCAAGCTCCTGCAAATAACGCGTCTCAATGGATCTGCACAGATTAGCCACTTGGTTGCCCGCATCATTAATGTAATATTCGCGGCTAACCTTATATCCGGCAAAATCCAGTACGTTACACAGGGCATCACCCACCGCCGCACCGCGGGCATGTCCCAAATGCAGACTGCCTGTAGGGTTAGCACTTACAAATTCCACTTCTACCTTTTGCCCTTGTCCTATGTTGATACGGCCATAATCTTCTCCCTGTTCGGCCACAAGGCTGATGACAGGATACAGATAATGCTTGGACAATGTGAAGTTAATGAAACCCGGCCCGGCAATCTCCGCTTTTTCAATTACAGCATGGCTTGAATCCAAATGTTCTACAATGGCCTCGGCAATCTGGCGCGGATTACGCTTGGCAATCTTGGTTAGCTGCATGGCAGCATTTGTTGCCAGGTCTCCATGGGCCTTATCCTTAGGGACTTCCAGTGTAATCGCTGGGAGCTCTTCGCGTGTGACCAGACCGGCAGCAATTACTGCATCGGCAATAGCCTCTTTCACCCGTTCATTAATTAGCTCTAACGGATTTTGAATCTTTGTCATGATTTTGGTTCCTCCTGTATATGCAAACTAATAGCGAACTTTCCAGATAACTCTTCGTAAACGTACAGATCATAATCCAGGGATACCTTCAGGGAACGTCCATCACGTGTAATATCAAGCTCCCGGGTTTCAGTGGCAAGATTAAACTGGGTATAGGGAGAACGGTAAAATCCCGGCAAACGCCGCCCTTCTTGAAAGCTCTGCTCAGATTCTACACCACCATGTCGGATAATCTTCAGCTCATTACCTGCTATCTTTAGGGTTGTTCGAATAGAAACGTCATCTCCCTGTGGTCCCTGCCCCGGTTCAACATACCGGATAAACAACTGGGATTGCTTGGCTATAGCTTCCCCGGAAACGTTCAGAACACTTGATTCGCCTTCATGAAGGCTTACGAGCGAAACGGAGACGCTATATTTGTCAGACGATAATTCAGGCATACTATGCTCCTCAATTCTGCAAGCCTCTGCACAAGAAGAAACGGCTGCACCATCCTTACAAGGCTGCATCCGTCTCTCGGAAAAATATACGGATACAAGTATATTTTTGAGCAAGGGCGTATTCGCTTTCCATTGTACTACTATATCCAGTTCATGCGAGCAATTCAATTCTTATTGTTGATTTTTCCTGCTTTTCGAAAGCGAACTTAATGTCTGATTGAATATCCCGACCCTTCCTTCCCCATAATGAAAGTAGAAAAGACAGCCCGGCTTCTGCAGGTTCATACCATTCATTGTCCGTTTTGAAAAGCGAGAAAAGGAGCATGGTGCCATGACGCGTCATTCAAATTCACCCTTACCTAAACGCCGCTTCCCGCGGATACTCCGACTGCTGGCTACCTTAATTGTTCTATTCCTGCTGGCAGCGGGGGGCTTGCTGGGGTACTTGTATCAAAAAGAGCTTCCGCCTGCCTCGGACGATATCCGCTCCAAGCTGTTAGACTCCAGAGGCAACGTTCTAGCCACCTTTTCCCCGGATGGGAGAAGTCGGGAGCCGGTAGATCTCAAAGATATCTCTCCGCTAGTTATCCAGGCAACACTAGCTGTAGAGGATCGGAAATTTTATGATCACTCCGGATTCGATCTTAAGGGCATGGGTCGTGCCGTACTGGTTAATCTTGAAAACGGAAGCCGCACACAGGGAGCTAGTACGCTAACCCAACAGCTAGCACGGAATCTCTATCTCTCTCATGAGAAAACGTGGACCCGGAAAGCTAAGGAAGCAGTCTATACACTGCAGCTAGAGATGAAATACAGTAAGGATGAAATTCTCCGCATGTATCTTAATGAAATCTATTACGGTCACGGTGCCTACGGGATCGAGGCGGCATCCCAGATGTACTTTGGCAAATCGGCTGCTGATTTGAATCTGGCTGAAAGTGCTATGCTGGCCGGTATTCCGAAGGGCCCCACCTATTATTCTCCTTACAGCCATTTGGACAACGCCAAAAAGCGCCAACGAATTATTTTATCAGTCATGGCTGAGCTAGGGGAAATCACAAAAAGTGAAGCAGAACAGGCCTCAATGGAGACGCTGAACTTGAAGCCTCAGGGAAAGAAGGACAC harbors:
- a CDS encoding UDP-N-acetylglucosamine 1-carboxyvinyltransferase; the encoded protein is MEKLMIDGGRPLQGVVTISGAKNSAIALIPAAILAESEVILDNLPNLSDVAVYSEILEELGASVSWSGSQMRIDPSRILSIPMPNGPVKKLRASYYMMGALLGRFKEATIGLPGGCNFEPRPIDQHIKGFEALGATVTNEHGSIHLYAKELRGAKIYLDVSSVGATINIMLAASRAKGSTIIENAAKEPEIIDVATLLNSMGAVIKGAGTETIRIEGVTEMHGCRHSIIPDRIQAGTYMIAAAATRGDVVIDNVIPKHLEALTAKLLEMGVGIEELDESIRVIGKARYEHVDVKALIYPGFPTDLQSPMTSLLTQAEGVSVLSDFVYSSRFKHVPELVRMGAKIRVEGRSAIIEGNKLNAAKVKATDLRAGAALVIAGLTVEDGITEVTGVEYIDRGYDNLVINLRQLGAEVWRENE
- the fba gene encoding class II fructose-1,6-bisphosphate aldolase; this encodes MPLVSMTDMLKKALEGKYAVGQYNINNLEWTQAILGAAEEEKSPVILGVSEGAARHMGGFNTVVKMVEGLIEDMKITVPVAIHLDHGSSFDKCKAAIDAGFTSVMIDGSHHPIEENIDMTKKVVEYAHAKGVSVEAEVGTVGGQEDDVIGGIMYADLEECVRIVKETGIDTLAPALGSVHGPYLGEPNLGFAEMEEIRDATNIPMVLHGGTGIPTHDIKKAISLGTSKINVNTENQIVFAKAVREVLAAKPDAYDPRVFIVPGREAIKQTVIGKIREFGSNNQA
- a CDS encoding response regulator, which produces MKKKVLIVDDQNGIRILLMEVFNSEGYTTFQAANGKLALEIMRTESPDLVLLDMKIPGMDGLEILKHLKEIDPAIKVIMMTAYGELDMIKEATNLGALMHFTKPFDIDEMRVAVNMHLYAKQADQCS
- a CDS encoding CTP synthase; amino-acid sequence: MTKYIFVTGGVVSSLGKGITAASLGRLLKNRGLKVTIQKFDPYLNVDPGTMSPYQHGEVFVTDDGAETDLDLGHYERFIDINLSKSNNVTTGKIYSSVISKERRGEYLGGTVQVIPHITNEIKERVFRAGRETSSDVVITEIGGTVGDIESLPFLEAIRQIKSDIGRENVMYIHVTLIPYIKAAGEVKTKPTQHSVKELRSIGIQPNVIVCRTEHELSADMKAKIALFCDIDANAVVECRDAATLYEVPLNLRDEGLDEIVVNHLKLTTPAPDMREWESMLERIQKLEKTVEIAIVGKYVALHDAYLSVVESLSHAGFASNAEVKLRWVNAEEITDENVDEMLRGIGGILVPGGFGDRGIEGKISAIRYAREKSIPFFGICLGMQVSVIEYARSIVGLEGANSSEIDPTTSYPVIDLLPEQKDIEDMGGTMRLGLYPCKLLPDSLAMECYADELVYERHRHRYEFNNAYRDEIEKAGLVISGTSPDGRLVEIVELPGHPWFLSVQFHPEFTSRPNRPQPLFREFVKASLTHSEQL
- the rpoE gene encoding DNA-directed RNA polymerase subunit delta; this encodes MSTPLNLKLEPEKLKEMPMVDLAFLVLKAANTPYYYRDLMVEVAKLRGMTEEQTNNTIAQLYTEINIDGRFACVGTNLWGLKRWYPLERSDDPVGNSKRPRIINDEDDDLEDDDFAEEEENYAAEEEDFDVIDDDRDDLYSDDDSEEEVDEDVVIDDEDIDGDGDDEEDSDEGVDENAEDEDHL
- a CDS encoding S8 family peptidase, whose product is MDYYGFWQSLLEELSVAPKRGERRIVTFYDAREYAAALSKWKSLKTKQPELRRVQISPMIRAFFVPAAGAEKLIRKFSDTISIEEDLRMQIHTLSGEKTGTVMPWGVKAIHAPQAWSKSTGVHVKIGVIDTGADYRHPDLRHSLASGINLLHRGMLPLDDNGHGTHIAGTLAAAGGSRGMMGVAPRSLLYPVKAFDHTGSAYVSDIVLGIDWCVQNRIDLINMSFGMKTRSKALHNVVLKAYHAGIAIIASSGNDGKRGGDYPARYSEAIAVGAVDKKRQVAGFSNRGPYIDVYGPGEGVPSCWLREGYKEMSGTSMATSHVTGAAALLLALRPGLTPRELKLLLRRTASPVRLRKGQRRATLGGGAADALRLLRAGSRSQPKPLKAKSAPR
- the argS gene encoding arginine--tRNA ligase; the encoded protein is MTKIQNPLELINERVKEAIADAVIAAGLVTREELPAITLEVPKDKAHGDLATNAAMQLTKIAKRNPRQIAEAIVEHLDSSHAVIEKAEIAGPGFINFTLSKHYLYPVISLVAEQGEDYGRINIGQGQKVEVEFVSANPTGSLHLGHARGAAVGDALCNVLDFAGYKVSREYYINDAGNQVANLCRSIETRYLQELGQPAEMPEDGYHGEDIKGFARELVLEKGDSLLAMTPGDRAAFFRTYGLEKELDKIKRDLGRFRVSFDIWFSETSLYENGEVLNSLDELRQRGEVYEQEGATWLQTTKYGDDKDRVLIKNDGTYTYLTPDIAYHSDKYGRGYDKMINIWGADHHGYIPRMKAAMSALGNDPDKLVVLIAQMVSLFQDGEKVKMSKRTGKAVTMEELMEEVGIDAIRYFFTMRSMDSHLDFDMDLAISTSNENPVFYVQYAHARICSIFRQAEEQGITLPDLSQVDYTKLTAVHEYDLLRKIGELPSEIAVAAEGYAPHRLVRYVYDLAALFHSYYKAERVITEDGAQTLARLALLGATRTTIANVLRLIAVTSPDKM
- a CDS encoding DUF1934 domain-containing protein — its product is MPELSSDKYSVSVSLVSLHEGESSVLNVSGEAIAKQSQLFIRYVEPGQGPQGDDVSIRTTLKIAGNELKIIRHGGVESEQSFQEGRRLPGFYRSPYTQFNLATETRELDITRDGRSLKVSLDYDLYVYEELSGKFAISLHIQEEPKS